In a genomic window of Magnolia sinica isolate HGM2019 chromosome 16, MsV1, whole genome shotgun sequence:
- the LOC131229041 gene encoding pentatricopeptide repeat-containing protein At1g09900 — protein sequence MDFVVPAKHTHVGFSPFKCIQKESEVGVKVRFFYDFNLSSTSSCVNGFLGYKACCCLLSSDDEMKKPGKYRKNQRNRVSAVTKVETASSNGRLSNRPKNPDAHSSNRHFSRSFDDFETNDRLRRLVRNGELEEGLKFLENMVGHGAIPDIIPCTSLIRGFCRAGKTKKATRVLEIVEESGAVPDVITYNVLISGYCKMGEIDNALLLLDRMSVSPDVVTYNTILRSLCDQGKLKQAMEVLDHQLQKECYPDVITYTILIEATCKESGVEQAMKLLDEMRSKGCKPDVVTYNVLINGICKEGRLDEAIKFLNSMLLYGCQPNVITHNIILRSMCSTGRWMDAEKLLADMVQKGCLPSVVTFNILINFLCRKGLLGRAIDVLEKMPQHGCMPNSLSYNPLLHGFCKEKKMDRAIEYLDVMVSRGCYPDIVTYNTLLTALCKDGKVDIAVEILKQLSSKSCSPVLITYNTVIDGLSKIGNTEKAVELLEEMLGKGLHPDIITYSSLVAGLSREGKVDEAIKFFHELEELGIRPNVITYNSLILGLCKARQTDRAIDFFAYMVSKGCKPTEATYTILIEGVAYEGMTKEALELLNELCSRGVMKKSSAQHVAVKM from the coding sequence atggattttgTGGTGCCTGCCAAACATACCCATGTTGGGTTTTCCCCCTTCAAATGCATTCAAAAGGAGAGTGAGGTTGGCGTTAAGGTTAGATTCTTCTATGACTTCAATTTAAGCAGCACTAGTTCCTGTGTGAATGGATTTCTCGGTTACAAGGCCTGTTGTTGTTTGTTGTCTTCTGATGATGAGATGAAAAAGCCCGGAAAGTATCGGAAAAACCAGAGGAACCGGGTTTCGGCTGTCACGAAGGTCGAGACCGCTAGTTCTAACGGTAGATTATCGAATCGCCCCAAAAACCCAGATGCGCATTCGAGTAACAGGCATTTCTCGCGAAGTTTTGATGATTTTGAAACTAATGACCGTCTCCGGCGATTGGTTAGGAATGGGGAGTTGGAGGAAGGGTTGAAGTTCTTGGagaacatggtgggccatggtgCGATTCCTGATATCATCCCGTGCACGAGCCTAATTCGTGGGTTTTGTAGAGCTGGCAAGACCAAGAAGGCGACCCGGGTTTTGGAGATTGTCGAAGAATCGGGGGCCGTTCCTGATGTCATTACGTATAATGTTTTAATCAGCGGGTATTGCAAAATGGGCGAGATTGACAACGCTCTCTTGCTTTTGGACCGAATGAGTGTCTCTCCAGATGTTGTGACATATAATACAATTTTACGTAGTTTATGTGATCAGGGGAAGTTGAAGCAGGCGATGGAAGTTCTCGATCATCAGTTGCAGAAAGAGTGTTATCCTGATGTCATTACGTATACGATATTGATTGAAGCGACCTGTAAGGAGAGTGGAGTTGAGCAGGCGATGAAGCTTTTGGATGAGATGAGGAGTAAGGGATGTAAACCGGATGTGGTTACCTACAACGTTCTTATCAATGGGATTTGCAAGGAAGGGAGATTGGATGAAGCGATCAAGTTCTTGAATAGCATGCTGTTGTATGGTTGTCAACCGAATGTGATTACCCACAATATCATTCTGCGTAGCATGTGTAGCACGGGACGGTGGATGGATGCGGAGAAACTCTTAGCCGATATGGTTCAAAAGGGTTGTTTGCCTAGCGTCGTGACATTCAACATCCTTATCAACTTCTTGTGTAGAAAGGGGTTGTTGGGCCGTGCAATTGATGTTTTGGAGAAGATGCCGCAGCATGGGTGCATGCCCAACTCGCTGAGTTACAATCCGTTGCTTCATGGGTTTTGCaaggagaagaagatggaccgcgCAATCGAGTACTTGGATGTAATGGTGTCTAGAGGGTGTTATCCGGACATTGTGACTTATAACACCTTGCTTACTGCATTATGCAAGGATGGGAAGGTCGATATAGCAGTTGAGATACTTAAACAGCTCAGCAGCAAAAGTTGCTCACCTGTTTTGATAACGTATAATACGGTAATTGATGGGCTTTCGAAGATAGGGAATACAGAAAAGGCTGTAGAGCTACTCGAGGAGATGTTGGGGAAGGGGCTCCACCCAGATATAATCACTTATTCTTCGTTGGTGGCTGGCCTTAGTCGAGAAGGGAAGGTTGATGAAGCAATCAAGTTCTTTCACGAGCTAGAAGAGTTGGGTATCAGACCCAATGTTATCACATACAATTCGCTCATCTTGGGTCTCTGTAAAGCTCGCCAGACGGACCGTGCCATCGATTTCTTTGCTTATATGGTGTCTAAAGGCTGTAAGCCTACAGAAGCAACCTACACGATTCTTATCGAAGGTGTAGCTTATGAAGGTATGACAAAGGAGGCTTTGGAGTTGTTGAATGAGCTGTGCTCGAGAGGGGTCATGAAGAAAAGCTCCGCACAGCATGTGGCAGTTAAGATGTAG